A segment of the Colletotrichum destructivum chromosome 3, complete sequence genome:
GCCCCGCGGGCAGGGTGCATCTGGATTGAACTGccagccgaagaagacgtccGTCTCATTGGAAAGGACCGGACCGACCAGTCTCGTCCGGGAGGGCAGGTCGGCGGACAGCTCGAAGACGCGGCGGGAGCCGATGCGGATCTGGCCCCAGCCCATGTCGACGAGAACATCGATGCTCGTGCCGTAGACGTACCCGCCGAAGCCGGCCCAACGGATTGCCGACGCGCACATGGGGCAGCTCTCGGCGTTTGTGTAGATGGTCAGGTCGGCGAATGCATCCagggcctcggccggcgtcaTCCGGTACGAGCCCCGCGGGTCGACGAAGAGCGCGGAGCAGTTGTTGatggccgccatctccccTGGTTTGGTTTCACGGTCAACTGCCGTCCAGAAAGTTTAAATAAAAGAGATATTCATCGACTTGGGacgaaggggaaaaaaaacaaaagggggggggggggggggggggaccgCACCATGGAGAGTCGGGTTGCCCGAGACCTGATTGCCGTTCGCGCCAGTGCAGACCAGCTCCCC
Coding sequences within it:
- a CDS encoding Putative cytidine and deoxycytidylate deaminase domain, cytidine deaminase; this encodes MGALSVSSRQLVAPLGLAFTLTLGLLGIPSAVGCGVESGHQRHGEPKLPQGDASTLGYPTAVIPPLSMMDDDDDDDGIDLVTRVRWMREANLALPDPCPFGAFGAVVVNHTVGGPGELVCTGANGNQVSGNPTLHGEMAAINNCSALFVDPRGSYRMTPAEALDAFADLTIYTNAESCPMCASAIRWAGFGGYVYGTSIDVLVDMGWGQIRIGSRRVFELSADLPSRTRLVGPVLSNETDVFFGWQFNPDAPCPRGCSRDRDQGVCRPT